ttttttttaagattgtGGCTTTTTCCCAAGATGGCGAAAATTTGTATAACCACCTGATTTATGTATTAAATGACTAGCTTTTCACCTACCATTGGCGCTCTTATGTCATGTATGTTGTTGGAAACATGAAAAAATAACTGGTTTCACTTGATTTAAATGCAAAAGCTGACATCGGGAATGgatggcaaacaaaattaattgaacTGTATTCTAATCTTCCAACAGCCGATGAACTTACACTGTATTTTTGAATCAGGAACTAACAGTAATTGTCCTTTAATTGAAGTACAACATATCATAATAAAGAaatcctttatttatttatttttgatgttttctctcTTTATACAGCCACCAGTTGCTGAGATGAACCCTGGTTCGAGCATGGGGGAAGAAGGGGTAATTTTAAATCTGAAACGGCAGCTGGCAGAAAGGGATAGTAAAATCAGCCAGTTAAAGGACCAGCTTAAGCAACAAGATGAGGAAATTCTCCTGTTGCGCCAAAGATCTGTGTCAGACCTTCCCTTCAGTGTTGGtaagaattttgtttccttGTAATGAAACCAAATGCCCATTGCACAGGTCTAAGATTTCTTATTAACATTTTGGGATTTTAAAGAAATTGGAAGTTGGTGTCGTATTTCTGATGATGGACAGCATCTGTAAACCCACTGAATTAAAACATCTAGGAGATTAATTTTTTAGCGCATTGATGAAGGCGCATTACGCCGCGCCAAAGTTGAATACaacacgcccatgtttcaaaaCCGCCAAGCGGCCGGATGTATGCTTTTGTGCAATATCTCATTTGAAAGTTCAGAACTTTAGTAATCTTACCAAAATAGCAATTTAACATTTTGATTCATTTTGAAGGTAAAATCAGCTTGAGCACGGACAATGCATCTTTGAATTAATATATTAAATACCtgatatgttttgttttagctatcacccccaaaaaaatcaaGCTAATGCAAGAGGTAACCTCAGTTCTCCAATCGTGTCAATCCACAAGGCCAGCGCCATCCAAAAGCCTGCCAGCAGCCCAACCCACAAGCCAGCCACCAAAGGCCACTTTGACATCCACCTTGCCGTCCCCCTTGCCATCCACCAGCAGTCAGCCACCAAAACAAGTGTTTCAAACGAAACTCCAGCTTCCAACAGCAACGACCACCGGCCAAGACATTCATACAGCTCCACCAACTGAAGACACCTCTATGACCCCAACATCTGATGAGGTAAGTGACTCTTACTATGAACAGCCCCATGCCTTTTACCctctattattttgtttttgattataATTTAAGATGTCTACTATTAAAGGGAGGCTTTATCATTGGTTTTCTTTTTGGAAGATTAAATTCATTACACACACATCACAAAACTATACTTTTGTAGTAACTTGGAAgtaattattgttttcatttcttcaaTTGATGTAACCTCCCTTTAGTTCATTTTATGATGTGAAGCCACTGCATTTACACTTTTACAAACCATACCTTATGTAATCTGTATCACAAAAAGCCTAACAAGATCACAATTCTACACAATCTGTCATTATTCAAAAAGAACCTTGGCAAAAAGATTTCCTGTGGGTTTCTTGGCCAAGCAGGCACCATTTGCACATGAAATGACTGGTTGCCGTCTGTCCAAAATTGTGCTTTACCCATCCACTGTGAACATTAGACAAATCGCTGTCAATCATATCTTTACTTATTGAGCGTGTCTATtgcaacttcttcttttttccacaGACATTAACCCCATTGTATCCAGGAGGGATACCCCTTTTGACTGAGCAGGACAGGAGAGCGGCTCTCGCCAAGGGTAAATGTAAGGAGACACTGCTGTACGCTCTGCTTTTAGCAGTCTTTGGTGAGAGCCGGCTCGCACAAGGAAATGCCTGTGGGTCGAGACAGGCTGTCAATAGGAAGACTGCCACACCGAATGTCCCACTAGATGCAAGGAAGTTGCATGAAattaaaggtatttttttctttcactttgtTGAGTTCAAAGAGAATGATACTATTTAAATATATTCCACTTAATCTTGTAATTGGTACGTACAGATATGGCAGTTTTTGTAATTGGTTAATGCATCAAAAATAATGGTGAAGCCAAATTGTTGAAACTTTCAGCTTCTTCAGAATGTCTGtcatttccccccaaaaaaggcaTTCAACTTTTTATAAACATGGTAATGATAAACATTTACATCAGTGTGATGATATGGTAGTAAACATGCAGAATGTCATGGGTTTGAGATCCACCCAAGTCGCCTGTGGAATGTTTTTCCTCGGGGCCGGAAAGCGACTAGTATACATGCAGTGCTTATAAAGTCAGTGTATAGGAAGCTTGCACAGGAGATCAAAAGGTCAAATTTGACTATGCGCTAAGCAATAGTTGTCGTTTGAGTTGATAAAATTGTGAATTATTGTACAGGTTTAAACAGTGGTAATCTTTCAATCCTCACAATTCCAAAAGTTCTTGTGCAAGTTTCTGCAGATGCCATTGTgccattttgtttaacttttgatATGGTGTGACAGGGcatattttaaaactttaaatcCTATGTAGTTGAATGGATGTTTTGCCCGCAGGAAGTGCTGTGGAATATCCATCTTGTTTGTAAACACCTGACATGGTCTATAAAGTCAGGTTTCTGTACCATCTGAGTTTTACAAAATGGGTAAACTTCTAGTTTTGGCTCATGGTGATCTTTAATTTTTACATATTAACTATTGCACAAACTTCTCTTGCCATTTGTTTTCTAGAGTGCGTACTTCGACGATATAGGCTTCCAAGTGGCCAACCTTGTATGAGTGCCAAGGAATTCAAcgataaaataaatcaaaaatgtGCAACATCTAGACGAGCACTACAGAGGAAAGCATCGTCTGCACAGTAAAGGGACCATGAAAGGTACCAGGGTACCGCATACCCAACCAAGTATTTCATCAGGGAAACCCAACTAAAAATTTTAAACATTAATCTTATTGTCCAAAGGGAATTGATTGTTAGTCT
The sequence above is drawn from the Asterias rubens chromosome 9, eAstRub1.3, whole genome shotgun sequence genome and encodes:
- the LOC117294503 gene encoding protein MLP1 homolog — translated: MANSPPMPSFVKELFALKKPQLSNVDGGESKSKAKTWCLVYWIDDKKISIENVASVSEDSRKEGTISAIRFKDGRKYPGKVLRISDDKKELQNEQEKFLRSMEECSQEAAGGCATMEDTSTKAKRIKKKPVLMAEFTTIQDDEEAMDLDEEDDEEDGEDTGQPQPTKAKNITKTTLKGKSTLGVKTKKTDTTKSTTKAAKLQTTLDKLAVQKALCKEMLTVKPPVAEMNPGSSMGEEGVILNLKRQLAERDSKISQLKDQLKQQDEEILLLRQRSVSDLPFSVAITPKKIKLMQEVTSVLQSCQSTRPAPSKSLPAAQPTSQPPKATLTSTLPSPLPSTSSQPPKQVFQTKLQLPTATTTGQDIHTAPPTEDTSMTPTSDETLTPLYPGGIPLLTEQDRRAALAKGKCKETLLYALLLAVFGESRLAQGNACGSRQAVNRKTATPNVPLDARKLHEIKECVLRRYRLPSGQPCMSAKEFNDKINQKCATSRRALQRKASSAQ